A genomic region of Chlorobaculum parvum NCIB 8327 contains the following coding sequences:
- a CDS encoding YqaE/Pmp3 family membrane protein codes for MDIRRLILAFILPPAAVMNKEAGTIMLTGILTLWGWIPGVVAALVMISQEQLKKKAEA; via the coding sequence ATGGACATTCGCCGTCTGATCCTGGCCTTCATTCTGCCGCCTGCCGCTGTTATGAACAAAGAAGCCGGCACGATCATGCTCACCGGTATTCTCACCCTCTGGGGCTGGATCCCCGGCGTCGTCGCCGCCCTTGTCATGATCTCACAGGAACAGCTCAAGAAAAAAGCTGAAGCCTGA
- a CDS encoding TIR domain-containing protein, protein MAKEQPLQRKPANLKAEQMKRGIARLEQRIAEFEEIDVNTIENEDDSPLEGLILKANSTLQDILGYDSIEYFDYKLFESISISHFIPSADITLIKSLIQKELTSAVRQLKTLKELFEERIADAEALPENPTAQSLSPINTGKVFIVHGHDHGVKETVARFIEKLGLEPIILHEQPNEGKTVIEKIERHATADFAVVLFTPDDTGYPSKKPDDAKPRARQNVVLELGYFMARLGRNRVALLQVGDDIEIPSDFSGVLYLTFDNGGGWKYQLASEMKARGMAIDMNNV, encoded by the coding sequence ATGGCAAAAGAACAGCCCCTGCAGAGAAAACCTGCTAACCTTAAGGCCGAGCAGATGAAACGTGGAATCGCGAGACTTGAGCAGCGCATCGCTGAATTTGAGGAGATTGACGTAAATACCATTGAAAATGAAGATGACTCTCCATTAGAGGGGCTTATACTTAAAGCGAACAGCACCCTTCAGGATATACTTGGCTATGACAGTATTGAATATTTTGATTACAAATTATTTGAATCGATATCTATTAGTCATTTTATTCCTAGCGCAGATATAACACTTATTAAGTCACTTATTCAAAAAGAGTTAACAAGTGCAGTCCGTCAGTTAAAAACGCTCAAAGAGTTGTTCGAGGAGAGAATTGCTGATGCGGAGGCACTTCCGGAGAATCCAACCGCCCAATCATTATCGCCAATCAATACCGGTAAAGTCTTTATCGTTCATGGTCACGACCATGGCGTGAAGGAGACCGTCGCTCGTTTTATCGAAAAGCTCGGTTTAGAACCGATCATCCTGCACGAGCAGCCCAACGAGGGAAAGACGGTGATTGAAAAGATCGAGAGGCATGCCACTGCTGACTTTGCTGTGGTGCTGTTTACTCCAGACGATACTGGTTATCCATCAAAAAAGCCAGATGATGCCAAACCGCGAGCGCGGCAAAATGTTGTGCTTGAGCTGGGTTATTTCATGGCAAGACTCGGTCGGAATCGTGTTGCTTTGCTTCAAGTCGGCGATGACATAGAGATTCCTTCTGATTTTTCCGGAGTTCTCTATCTGACCTTTGATAATGGGGGTGGCTGGAAATACCAGCTTGCCAGTGAGATGAAGGCCCGGGGGATGGCAATCGACATGAATAATGTTTGA
- the ruvX gene encoding Holliday junction resolvase RuvX — protein sequence MPHSHKRIIGIDFGTKRIGVAKSDPLGMFAQPVGTFDMEGLLGALSKIRNEEGIERIVVGYPLSDKGEENRMTSVVDRFAEELRVALPEVPVETIDEYRSSRSAMKLLAGSGASRKKRNEKGRLDTAAACLILQSWLDSRA from the coding sequence ATGCCCCATTCCCACAAACGTATCATCGGCATCGATTTTGGCACCAAGCGTATTGGCGTTGCGAAAAGCGATCCGTTGGGGATGTTTGCCCAGCCGGTGGGGACGTTCGATATGGAAGGCTTGCTCGGGGCACTGTCGAAGATTCGGAATGAGGAGGGAATTGAACGGATCGTAGTGGGCTATCCGCTGAGCGACAAGGGGGAAGAGAATCGCATGACGTCGGTCGTGGATCGCTTCGCCGAGGAGCTTCGGGTGGCACTGCCGGAGGTGCCGGTCGAGACCATCGATGAGTACCGCTCGTCGCGCTCGGCGATGAAGCTTCTGGCCGGTTCGGGAGCGAGCCGAAAAAAACGCAACGAGAAGGGACGGCTCGACACGGCAGCGGCCTGCCTGATTCTGCAAAGCTGGCTGGACAGCCGCGCCTGA
- the pyrE gene encoding orotate phosphoribosyltransferase, with the protein MTNSETLAMFKSSGALLDGHFKLTSGRHSNSYFQCAKVLQYPEYLSAICGEIAAHFRDSGITTVISPAIGGIVVGTEVGRQLGVKTIFAERKEGTMMIRRGFSIDPSEQVLVVEDVITTGGSVVEVMEQVKAAGATVAGVASVVDRSNGKVKLADKQFSLLMMEVVSYAPEECPLCKEGLPIDAPGSRSNAQG; encoded by the coding sequence ATGACCAATTCGGAAACCCTCGCGATGTTCAAATCGAGCGGCGCTTTGCTCGATGGCCATTTCAAACTCACCTCGGGCCGCCACAGCAACTCTTACTTCCAGTGCGCCAAGGTGTTGCAGTACCCGGAGTACCTGTCGGCGATCTGTGGCGAAATTGCCGCACACTTCAGGGATTCCGGTATCACGACAGTCATTTCGCCGGCCATCGGCGGCATTGTCGTCGGCACGGAGGTCGGGCGTCAACTCGGCGTCAAAACCATCTTTGCCGAGCGCAAGGAGGGGACGATGATGATCCGGCGCGGCTTTTCCATCGACCCGTCCGAGCAGGTACTCGTGGTCGAGGATGTGATCACCACCGGCGGTTCGGTCGTCGAAGTGATGGAGCAAGTCAAGGCTGCCGGCGCGACGGTTGCCGGTGTCGCTTCGGTGGTTGACCGCAGCAACGGCAAGGTGAAGCTCGCCGATAAGCAGTTTTCGCTGCTCATGATGGAGGTGGTGAGCTATGCGCCCGAGGAGTGCCCGCTCTGCAAGGAGGGCCTGCCGATTGACGCACCGGGCAGTCGAAGCAACGCGCAAGGCTGA